One window of Nostoc sp. C052 genomic DNA carries:
- the cysH gene encoding phosphoadenosine phosphosulfate reductase produces MTVSTASRNQAIAFDLDKLNEQFETASPKEILAWSIENIPTGLVQTSAFNVDDMIITHILYSELKYPVPVIFLDTLHHFPESLELVAKAKQIYNLDLQTFKTPDVETREAFEAKHGDKLWDKDIAKFHHITKIEPLLRGLDELNSVAWITGRRRDQAVTRANMPIFEFDGKGRLKVNPIATWTRQDSWVYVAEHGVIYNPLHDQGYPSIGDQPITTKVGEGEDERAGRWRGSDKTECGIHI; encoded by the coding sequence ATGACAGTCTCCACGGCATCTAGAAACCAAGCGATCGCTTTTGACTTAGACAAATTAAATGAGCAATTTGAAACTGCCAGTCCCAAAGAAATACTGGCATGGTCTATAGAGAATATCCCAACGGGACTGGTGCAAACAAGCGCCTTTAACGTGGATGACATGATAATTACCCATATTCTTTACAGTGAACTGAAGTATCCCGTTCCTGTAATCTTTCTCGACACCTTGCACCACTTCCCTGAAAGTCTAGAATTAGTAGCCAAAGCCAAACAAATCTACAACCTAGACTTACAAACTTTCAAAACTCCAGATGTAGAAACCCGCGAAGCCTTTGAAGCCAAGCATGGCGATAAACTCTGGGACAAGGATATTGCCAAATTCCACCACATTACAAAAATTGAACCACTACTACGAGGTCTAGACGAACTCAACAGCGTCGCTTGGATTACCGGACGCCGCCGTGACCAAGCAGTAACCCGGGCGAATATGCCCATATTTGAATTTGATGGTAAAGGTCGGCTGAAAGTAAATCCTATAGCTACTTGGACACGTCAAGACAGTTGGGTTTACGTAGCTGAACATGGAGTCATCTACAACCCCCTCCACGACCAAGGTTATCCCAGCATCGGCGACCAACCCATTACCACCAAAGTAGGCGAAGGCGAAGACGAACGCGCCGGACGCTGGCGGGGAAGTGATAAAACAGAATGCGGAATCCATATTTAG